From Bos mutus isolate GX-2022 chromosome 5, NWIPB_WYAK_1.1, whole genome shotgun sequence, one genomic window encodes:
- the PIANP gene encoding PILR alpha-associated neural protein produces MESRMRPALLLSHLLSLWPLLLLPLPPPAQGSSSSPRTPPAPARPPCARGGPSAPRHVCVWERAPPPSRSPRVLRSRRQVLPGTAPPATPSGFEEGPPSSQYPWAIVWGPTVSREDGGDPNSANPGFLPLDYGFAAPHGLATPHPNSDSMRADGDGLILGEAPATLRPFLFGGRGEGVDPQLYVTITISIIIVLVATGIIFKFCWDRSQKRRRPSGQQGALRQEESQQPLTDLSPAGVTVLGAFGDSPTPTPDHEEPRGGPRPGMPQPKGAPAFQLNRIPLVNL; encoded by the exons ATGGAGTCCAGGATGCG GCCTGCATTGCTGCTGTCCCATCTCCTTTCTCTCTGGCCACTGCTGTTGCTGCCCCTCCCACCGCCTGCTCAaggttcctcctcctcccctcgaACCCCACCAGCCCCAGCCCGGCCCCCCTGTGCCCGGGGAGGCCCCTCGGCCCCACGccacgtgtgtgtgtgggagCGGGCACCTCCACCAAGCCGATCCCCTCGGGTCCTGAGATCACGTCGGCAAGTCCTGCCAGGCACCGCGCCCCCGGCCACCCCATCAGGCTTTGAGGAGGGTCCACCCTCATCCCAGTACCCCTGGGCTATTGTGTGGGGCCCTACGGTGTCTCGAGAGGATGGGGGGGACCCCAACTCTGCCAATCCTGGATTTCTGCCCCTGGACTATGGTTTTGCAGCCCCCCACGGGCTGGCTACTCCACACCCCAACTCAGACTCCATGCGGGCTGATGGAGATGGGCTCATCCTTGGAGAAGCACCTGCCACCCTGAGGCCCTTCCTGTTCGGGGGCCGCGGTGAAG GTGTGGACCCTCAGCTCTACGTCACAATTACCATCTCCATCATCATTGTCCTCGTGGCCACCGGCATCATCTTCAAGTTCTG CTGGGACCGCAGTCAGAAACGGCGCAGGCCCTCGGGGCAGCAAGGGGCCCTGAGGCAAGAGGAGAGCCAGCAGCCCCTGACTGACCTGTCCCCAGCTGGGGTCACTGTGCTGGGGGCCTTCGGAGactcacccacccccacccctgaccaCGAGGAACCCCGAGGGGGGCCCCGGCCCGGGATGCCCCAGCCCAAGGGGGCACCAGCCTTCCAGCTGAACCG GATTCCCCTGGTGAATCTGTGA